In one window of Henckelia pumila isolate YLH828 chromosome 1, ASM3356847v2, whole genome shotgun sequence DNA:
- the LOC140868704 gene encoding uncharacterized protein has protein sequence MDWFSWLSKTSLDPFLVYEYALAFAQNELEKDDIFYFNHDFLQSMGISIAKHRLEILKLVTKEKESTPRLVARILIAIKQKKSTFSTNFQSWACRDESALAIVPSLTYKNAKAKRSKRLIASNKMSKAPLLIMNGRCPAPPLLPSSITDKSLHKDLQDVERDDEELGEDYDDYWSCVVEEIKWDAMFQNLKPT, from the coding sequence ATGGATTGGTTCTCTTGGCTTTCAAAGACAAGCCTAGACCCCTTTCTTGTCTATGAATACGCCTTGGCTTTCGCACAAAATGAGCTTGAAAAAGATGACATTTTTTACTTCAACCATGACTTCCTCCAAAGCATGGGGATTTCCATTGCAAAACATAGACTAGAAATCCTCAAACTTGTCACAAAAGAAAAGGAAAGCACCCCACGTCTCGTGGCTAGGATACTCATCGCGATCAAGCAAAAAAAGTCCACGTTTTCGACAAATTTTCAATCTTGGGCATGTCGTGATGAGTCGGCCCTCGCCATCGTGCCTAGTTTAACATACAAGAATGCCAAGGCAAAGAGAAGCAAGAGGCTGATTGCGTCTAATAAGATGAGCAAAGCTCCACTTTTGATCATGAATGGTAGATGCCCCGCGCCGCCGCTCTTGCCTAGTTCGATAACGGACAAGTCTCTGCACAAAGATTTGCAAGATGTTGAAAGGGATGATGAGGAATTGggtgaagattatgatgactatTGGTCTTGTGTTGTTGAAGAGATCAAGTGGGATGCAATGTTTCAAAACTTGAAACCAACTTGA